A genomic segment from Natator depressus isolate rNatDep1 chromosome 19, rNatDep2.hap1, whole genome shotgun sequence encodes:
- the ID3 gene encoding DNA-binding protein inhibitor ID-3, producing MKAISPVRSVRSCYEAVCCLSDQSLAIARGSPSKSPALEEPMSLLYDMNDCYSKLRELVPGIPQGTKLSQVEILQHVIDYILDLQIVLEEQAKGQGQDPSAETSLLSLKASELASELCSKDERRLCH from the exons ATGAAAGCCATCAGCCCGGTGCGGTCCGTCAGGAGCTGCTACGAAGCCGTGTGCTGCCTGTCGGACCAGAGCCTGGCCATCGCCCGGGGCAGCCCCAGCAAGAGCCCGGCGCTGGAGGAGCCCATGAGCCTGCTATACGACATGAACGATTGCTACTCCAAGCTGCGCGAGCTGGTGCCGGGCATCCCCCAGGGCACCAAGCTGAGCCAGGTGGAGATCCTGCAGCACGTCATCGACTACATCCTCGACCTGCAGATCGTGCTGGAGGAGCAGGCgaagggccagggccaggacccgTCCGCCGAgacctccctcctctccctgaaG GCCTCTGAACTCGCCTCTGAACTGTGCTCGAAAGACGAGAGACGCTTGTGCCATTaa